In a single window of the Cucurbita pepo subsp. pepo cultivar mu-cu-16 chromosome LG18, ASM280686v2, whole genome shotgun sequence genome:
- the LOC111779923 gene encoding uncharacterized protein LOC111779923 isoform X2, with translation MAMVVNFFGWSFCSCIRENLWRYMVVVLRVVFLCNLLLFSISYEPTPFFISGYRMHAGSVSPTRRRDDHRYISDFDHSSGLTRGREFGGGRDLGRYRDTSPHYSRRVSGGRPFGRGFDGPGHAPGPFRGERSKNNPNVRPRDGDWYCSDPLCDNLNFARREFCNNCNRPRTGAGGSPRRGGYVGPPSLHSPPRRFAAHPIERSPGRTLNECRSPPRGWARDGPREIAAGGLAPPRYESRYSDHHLRRDRVDYLEDSFRGRSKFDRLPPSDWSLRDNGRDDFINERKGFERRPLSPKGFERRPLSPKGFERRPLSPPPLSLLPQRGRWARDVRERSRSPIRGPVRSPLRVPLRSPLSGGLPPKDYRRDVYVERERDDRRGLGRDRDGGPF, from the exons ATGGCAAtggttgtcaatttttttggttggtcCTTTTGCAGTTGTATCAGAGAAAATCTTTGGAGATATATGGTTGTTGTACTTCGAGTAGTTTTCCTATGCAACCTGTTACTTTTCTCAATATCTTATGAACCCACtcccttttttatttcagGATATAGAATGCATGCAGGTTCAGTTTCTCCCACACGTCGTCGGGATGAtcatagatatatttctgatTTTGATCATTCTAGTGGTCTCACACGGGGCCGTGAATTTGGTGGTGGGAGGGATCTTGGTAGGTATCGAGATACTTCGCCTCATTACAGTCGAAGAGTAAGTGGTGGCAGGCCATTTGGGAGAGGTTTTGATGGCCCTGGACATGCTCCTGGGCCATTTAGAGGGGAACGTAGTAAAAATAATCCAAATGTGCGTCCTAGGGATGGGGATTGGTATTGCTCAGATCCTTT ATGTGACAACTTAAACTTTGCAAGACGAGAATTTTGTAACAACTGCAACAGACCCCGCACTGGAGCTGGTGGAAGTCCTCGAAGAGGAGGCTATGTTGGCCCACCATCCCTGCATTCTCCTCCAAGACGCTTTGCTGCCCACCCAATTGAACGTTCTCCTGGCAGGACTCTTAATGAATGTAGGTCACCTCCCCGTGGTTGGGCCAGGGATGGTCCTAGGGAGATTGCAGCTGGTGGTCTGGCACCTCCGAGGTATGAAAGCAGGTATTCCGATCATCACCTGCGGAGAGATAGGGTTGATTATCTAGAAGACAGCTTCAGAGGAAGATCCAAGTTCGATAGGCTACCTCCTTCAGATTGGTCCCTTAGAGACAATGGAAGGGATGACTTCATCAACGAGAGGAAGGGATTTGAAAGAAGGCCACTATCACCAAAGGGATTTGAAAGAAGGCCACTATCACCAAAGGGATTTGAAAGAAGGCCACTATCACCACCACCACTGTCGTTGCTTCCTCAGCGTGGACGATGGGCACGCGACGTGAGAGAAAGGAGCCGTTCCCCAATCAGAGGTCCAGTCAGATCACCATTGAGAGTCCCTCTTCGGTCTCCATTAAGTGGTGGCCTTCCACCAAAAGACTATCGTAGAGATGTTTACGTTGAAAGGGAGCGTGACGATAGGCGTGGCCTAGGACGAGATCGCGATGGAGGTCCATTTTAG
- the LOC111779923 gene encoding uncharacterized protein LOC111779923 isoform X4: MHAGSVSPTRRRDDHRYISDFDHSSGLTRGREFGGGRDLGRYRDTSPHYSRRVSGGRPFGRGFDGPGHAPGPFRGERSKNNPNVRPRDGDWYCSDPLCDNLNFARREFCNNCNRPRTGAGGSPRRGGYVGPPSLHSPPRRFAAHPIERSPGRTLNECRSPPRGWARDGPREIAAGGLAPPRYESRYSDHHLRRDRVDYLEDSFRGRSKFDRLPPSDWSLRDNGRDDFINERKGFERRPLSPKGFERRPLSPKGFERRPLSPPPLSLLPQRGRWARDVRERSRSPIRGPVRSPLRVPLRSPLSGGLPPKDYRRDVYVERERDDRRGLGRDRDGGPF, translated from the exons ATGCATGCAGGTTCAGTTTCTCCCACACGTCGTCGGGATGAtcatagatatatttctgatTTTGATCATTCTAGTGGTCTCACACGGGGCCGTGAATTTGGTGGTGGGAGGGATCTTGGTAGGTATCGAGATACTTCGCCTCATTACAGTCGAAGAGTAAGTGGTGGCAGGCCATTTGGGAGAGGTTTTGATGGCCCTGGACATGCTCCTGGGCCATTTAGAGGGGAACGTAGTAAAAATAATCCAAATGTGCGTCCTAGGGATGGGGATTGGTATTGCTCAGATCCTTT ATGTGACAACTTAAACTTTGCAAGACGAGAATTTTGTAACAACTGCAACAGACCCCGCACTGGAGCTGGTGGAAGTCCTCGAAGAGGAGGCTATGTTGGCCCACCATCCCTGCATTCTCCTCCAAGACGCTTTGCTGCCCACCCAATTGAACGTTCTCCTGGCAGGACTCTTAATGAATGTAGGTCACCTCCCCGTGGTTGGGCCAGGGATGGTCCTAGGGAGATTGCAGCTGGTGGTCTGGCACCTCCGAGGTATGAAAGCAGGTATTCCGATCATCACCTGCGGAGAGATAGGGTTGATTATCTAGAAGACAGCTTCAGAGGAAGATCCAAGTTCGATAGGCTACCTCCTTCAGATTGGTCCCTTAGAGACAATGGAAGGGATGACTTCATCAACGAGAGGAAGGGATTTGAAAGAAGGCCACTATCACCAAAGGGATTTGAAAGAAGGCCACTATCACCAAAGGGATTTGAAAGAAGGCCACTATCACCACCACCACTGTCGTTGCTTCCTCAGCGTGGACGATGGGCACGCGACGTGAGAGAAAGGAGCCGTTCCCCAATCAGAGGTCCAGTCAGATCACCATTGAGAGTCCCTCTTCGGTCTCCATTAAGTGGTGGCCTTCCACCAAAAGACTATCGTAGAGATGTTTACGTTGAAAGGGAGCGTGACGATAGGCGTGGCCTAGGACGAGATCGCGATGGAGGTCCATTTTAG
- the LOC111780664 gene encoding protein tesmin/TSO1-like CXC 5 — protein MGEVGNRETDNLPPPNAQTNSAEVVSSDVPAKKLARQLNFTGLGGAVLPDHPHFHPQPRSQSDSPVLMVVQSQSQPKSPQHLMVSPIGTQAPHPVRKPDSPKSRLRSNVETKDATPKKQKQCNCKHSRCLKLYCECFASGIYCDGCNCTNCYNNVENEAFRREAVETTLERNPNAFRPKIASSPHGTREIRDEVGEVVMLGKHNKGCHCKKSGCLKKYCECFQANILCSENCKCMDCKNFEGSEERQALFHGDHVSNMAYIQQAANAAITGAIGSSGYAYLPTSKKRKVPELCFASVGKDPPLNSIPQFHQVNNLMSSGTSTSSPLPVAHAGSPAAPGTSKFSFRSLLADLVQPHDLKELCSVLVVLSSEVAKNIAEKRIAEEQINDTLQISRASSAGDGSQHQKADEKAADGGCGSLNQSERLVHDNHSDSSDMTKSRPMSPGTLALMCDERDTMFMGAAPADRLAGHGCSTSSHVPDKSVSEVYIEQERIVLTKFRDCLNKLITLGEIKETNFTSRSEERNENPSNNVTTNSGCEQGTIDNGVVKSVALSAPIIPQVGTSAGRPSNDLLPRILPLPENGKSKPEVGREV, from the exons atggGTGAAGTAGGGAATCGTGAGACGGATAATTTACCCCCGCCAAATGCTCAAACTAATAGTGCGGAAGTCGTTTCATCTGATGTTCCTGCTAAGAAACTAGCTAGGCAGCTGAATTTTACGGGGCTTGGTGGTGCAGTCTTGCCAGACCACCCTCATTTTCATCCTCAGCCTCGGTCTCAATCAGACTCACCGGTCCTGATGGTGGTGCAGAGTCAGTCGCAGCCAAAGTCCCCACAACATTTGATGGTTTCGCCCATTGGAACACAAGCGCCCCATCCTGTGAG AAAGCCAGATTCTCCGAAGTCAAGATTGAGGTCTAATGTTGAAACAAAAGATGCTACtccaaagaaacaaaaacagtgCAACTGCAAACACTCACGCTGCTTAAAGCT GTATTGCGAGTGCTTTGCATCTGGAATATACTGTGATGGTTGCAATTGCACAAATTGCTATAACAATGTGGAGAATGAAGCTTTCAGGAGAGAAGCAGTTGAAACTACTTTAGAACGTAATCCAAATGCATTCCGACCAAAAATTGCTAGCAGCCCACATGGAACACGAGAGATCAGG GATGAGGTTGGAGAGGTGGTAATGCTGGGAAAGCACAACAAAGGATGCCATTGCAAGAAATCAGGTTGCTTAAAGAAGTATTGTGAGTGTTTTCAGGCCAATATTCTCTGCTCTGAAAACTGTAAGTGCATGGACTGTAAGAATTTTGAAGGCAGTGAAGAGAGACAAGCTCTTTTCCATGGTGATCATGTCAGCAACATGGCTTATATTCAGCAGGCAGCAAATGCGGCAATAACTGGAGCTATTGGATCGTCTGGTTATGCTTACCTTCCCacttcaaagaaaagaaaagtcccAGAGCTATGCTTTGCCTCTGTAGGGAAGGATCCCCCCCTCAACAGCATTCCACAATTTCATCAG GTGAATAATTTAATGTCTTCAGGCACGTCTACATCATCTCCCCTCCCAGTTGCTCATGCTGGCAGCCCTGCAGCACCGGGGACTTCAAAGTTTTCATTCAG gtCCTTATTAGCTGACCTCGTCCAGCCACACGACTTGAAGGAGCTTTGCTCAGTTTTAGTGGTGTTGTCAAGTGAAGTTGCCAAGAACATTGCAG AAAAAAGAATTGCTGAGGAGCAGATAAATGATACACTACAGATTTCCCGTGCTTCATCAGCTGGAGATGGTTCACAGCATCAGAAGGCAGATGAGAAAGCTGCCGATGGTGGGTGTGGAAGTTTAAACCAAAGTGAGAGGCTTGTACATGATAATCATTCAGATAGTTCAGATATGACAAAATCAAGGCCAATGTCCCCAGGAACCTTAGCTTTAATGTGTGACGAACGAGATACAATGTTCATGGGAGCTGCTCCAGCTGATCGTTTGGCAGGGCATGGTTGCAGCACATCATCGCATGTGCCTGATAAGTCTGTGTCAGAAGTCTACATAGAGCAGGAACGGATCGTGTTGACGAAGTTTCGAGATTGTCTTAATAAACTCATCACTCTTGGAGAGATCAAGG AAACAAACTTCACGTCTAGAAGCGAGGAGAGGAACGAAAATCCAAGCAACAATGTCACAACAAATAGTGGATGCGAACAGGGAACTATCGACAATGGGGTCGTAAAAAGTGTCGCTCTCTCGGCACCCATAATACCGCAAGTCGGTACCTCAGCTGGTCGTCCTAGTAATGATCTGCTACCCAGAATTCTACCCCTTCCTGAAAATGGGAAGAGTAAACCAGAAGTTGGCAGAGAAGTGTAG
- the LOC111780292 gene encoding proteinaceous RNase P 1, chloroplastic/mitochondrial-like: MASSFLMVVQHTHSFSSNSLCKFSLLALCLPRFPTFSTPKHTLCLLRVGEGVVGELSTTSRDRRLSNSMIQKLNKNGSRHLGNGNEILVKKCAEDLVYLEVEERDGKRLERDKNARNRNGSGSANGMKMGAGVSFLKSRSDSGSTKVSRGAGDGRKIKDKSKRNQVLEEKGKFSEERNDIPFRENLDMFSKTGDIAGAIELYEWAQREGIKLEQYHYAVILYLCSSAALGVIQPAKIGRDNRTSSSLTSSNMGSFQNPIILDEQHSSKISSVSKSESYERTETNAKNDGSKENIVHTNRSMVSKARIIDEKSYSNILVDEDFKKYAVEKGFEIYEKMCTEKIPMNEATLTSVARMAMSMGDGDIAFDMVKKMKPLGINPRLRSYGPALSAFCNNGEIDKAFEVEKHMLEHGVYPEEPELAALLKVSINASNAEKVYYLLDKLRTSVRQVSPSTADLISTWFKSKVATRVGKVKLDRTKIKEAMENCGGGWHGLGWLGRGKWSVSSTNVGKDGLCTSCGERLATIDLDPIETENFAKSVAAIATQREKNSNFQKFQEWLEYYGPFEAVIDAANVGLFSQRRFTPSKVNLIANGIRPLLPSKKRPLIVLHNRRITGRKMDEPVNKALIEKWKNADALYATPTGSNDDWYWLYAAIKFNCLIVTNDEMRDHTFQLLGNDFFRRWKERHQVHFSFSATGPVFHMPSPCSVVIQESENGHWHVPLASEHGYEEDRKWLCITRGNSQARMLRRESPLKVEEPEPQPLPLSKGSLGTPADVEIKKQPSSQVRNSSRENYRSLEQIFSTTVFLNKCNLLSEIEAAEKLGGCTIDFQI, translated from the exons ATGGCGTCCTCTTTCTTAATGGTTGTACAGCACACCCACTCTTTCTCCTCCAACTCTCTCTGTAAGTTCTCACTTCTCGCCCTTTGTTTACCGCGTTTTCCCACTTTCTCTACTCCCAAACACACACTTTGTTTACTTAGAGTTGGAGAGGGAGTTGTAGGAGAACTTTCAACCACTAGCAGAGACCGTAGACTTTCCAATTCCATGATTCAGAAGCTAAACAAAAATGGGTCTCGTCATTTAGGGAATGGAAATGAAATACTCGTTAAGAAATGTGCGGAAGACCTTGTTTATTTAGAGGTGGAGGAGAGAGATGGGAAACGGCTTGAGAGGGATAAAAACGCTAGGAATAGGAATGGCTCCGGCTCTGCTAATGGAATGAAAATGGGTGCTGGGGTTTCTTTCCTTAAGTCTAGAAGTGACAGTGGTTCCACAAAAGTTTCTAGGGGCGCAGGGGATGGTAGGAAGATTAAGGACAAGAGCAAGCGAAATCAGGTATTAGAGGAGAAGGGGAAATTTTctgaagagaggaacgataTCCCATTTAGAGAAAACTTGGATATGTTCTCGAAGACAGGGGATATTGCGGGCGCTATTGAATTGTATGAATGGGCTCAAAGGGAAGGAATTAAGCTGGAGCAATATCATTATGCTGTGATTTTGTATCTTTGTTCCTCAGCGGCTTTGGGTGTAATCCAGCCCGCAAAAATTGGTAGAGATAATCGAACTTCAAGTTCACTAACTTCATCTAATATGGGTTCTTTCCAAAATCCCATTATACTGGATGAACAACATTCCTCCAAGATTAGTTCTGTTTCAAAGAGTGAAAGTTATGAAAGGACAGAAACGAATGCCAAAAATGATGGAAGTAAGGAGAATATAGTTCATACAAATAGATCTATGGTGTCCAAAGCTCGGATTATTGATGAGAAGAgctattcaaatattttggtAGATgaggattttaaaaaatatgctGTCGAGAAAGGATTCGAGATCTATGAGAAGATGTGCACAGAAAAGATCCCAATGAATGAAGCAACCTTGACATCTGTGGCCCGAATGGCAATGTCCATGGGCGATGGTGATATTGCTTTTGATatggtgaagaagatgaagccATTAGGAATTAATCCTAGACTGCGGTCTTATGGCCCTGCCCTTTCTGCTTTCTGCAATAATGGGGAAATAGATAAAGCATTTGAAGTTGAGAAGCACATGTTGGAGCATGGTGTGTATCCAGAAGAGCCTGAGTTGGCAGCACTTCTAAAAGTTAGTATAAACGCGAGTAACGCTGAGAAGGTGTATTATTTATTGGATAAACTGAGAACAAGTGTAAGACAAGTCTCACCCTCTACCGCAGATCTTATCAGTACCTGGTTCAAGAGCAAAGTTGCTACAAGAGTGGGGAAAGTAAAATTGgatagaacaaaaataaaggaaGCAATGGAAAATTGTGGTGGAGGTTGGCATGGATTGGGATGGTTGGGAAGGGGAAAGTGGAGTGTATCATCTACAAATGTTGGAAAGGATGGTTTGTGTACATCCTGTGGGGAAAGGTTAGCAACAATTGATCTTGACCCTATTGAAACTGAGAATTTTGCTAAATCTGTTGCAGCTATAGCCAcacaaagagagaaaaactcaaattttcagAAATTTCAA GAATGGCTTGAATATTATGGACCATTTGAAGCAGTGATTGATGCTGCTAATGTAGGCCTATTTAGCCAAAGAAGATTCACACCATCTAAA GTCAATTTAATTGCCAACGGGATACGGCCGTTGCTTCCTTCAAAGAAGCGGCCTCTGATTGTATTGCACAACAGGCGAATTACTGGACGTAAGATGGATGAACCAGTAAATAAAGCATTGATTGAGAAGTGGAAAAATGCTGATGCACTGTATGCAACGCCCACTGGATCAAACGATGATTG GTACTGGTTGTATGCagcaatcaaattcaattgcCTAATTGTGACGAATGATGAGATGAGAGATCATACGTTCCAACTTCTTGGAAATGATTTCTTCCGTCGATGGAAAGAAAGGCATCAA GTGCACTTTAGTTTCTCCGCTACCGGTCCAGTGTTTCACATGCCTTCACCCTGTTCTGTCGTAATCCAG GAATCAGAGAATGGCCATTGGCATGTGCCCCTTGCTTCTGAGCATGGTTATGAAGAAGATAGAAAATGGCTATGTATTACAAGAGGGAATTCACAAGCACGCATGTTGAGGCGAGAGTCTCCCCTCAAAGTTGAAG AACCAGAACCGCAGCCTCTTCCTCTCAGCAAAGGAAGTTTGGGAACTCCGGCCGACGTCGAAATCAAGAAACAACCCTCAAGCCAAGTCAGAAATTCTTCACGTGAAAATTACAGAAGTCTCGAACAAATATTTTCTACAACTGTGTTCTTGAACAAATGCAACTTACTATCAGAAATAGAAGCCGCAGAGAAGCTTGGAGGCTGCACTATAGACTTCCAaatatga
- the LOC111780293 gene encoding probable protein ABIL5 isoform X2 yields MVRFENTSHGPTVIVFLRLETKGTVKRMLSSISSSGLNAESEAEEATCFQNSLLELKGLRSQLHQAADYCETTFLKTNEKNEVVENTKEYLCRAMVAVVDHLGSVTSNLETCISQTNAFNDVELRLNCLNQRLLSCKQYAQKLELSRLRWNENLPRYHPRYVSPVSNSAEPLNRSSRELKDLPLAKGDIFTEKPTPILLYKFYTYNLSPPKNLTHGFPSKKDEKEKTLDTLQKAILPADDHGLSARSKAPNPTFYFQVSHQKRGRHRKSKLGSDILSLLKRTKQIASLKDHL; encoded by the exons ATG GTTCGATTTGAAAATACGAGTCACGGGCCTACAGTCATTGTCTTTCTCCGTTTAGAGACAAAAG GCACGGTGAAGAGAATGCTGAGCTCTATATCTTCTAGTGGTTTGAATGCAGAATCAGAGGCTGAGGAAGCTACTTGCTTTCAGAATTCTCTCCTG GAACTAAAAGGATTGCGTTCCCAGCTTCATCAAGCGGCAGACTACTGTGAAACAACGTTCCTGAAAACTAATGAGAAGAATGA AGTGGTGGAAAACACAAAGGAGTACTTATGCAGGGCCATGGTAGCTGTGGTAGACCATCTTGGAAGTGTCACTTCCAATTTAGAGACCTGCATTTCTCAAACCAATGCCTTCAACGACGTCGAGCTTCGATTGAACTGCTTAAACCAA AGGCTCCTCTCCTGCAAACAATACGCTCAAAAGCTTGAACTATCCCGACTACGTTGGAACGAAAACCTGCCCAGATATCATCCCCGCTATGTCTCTCCCG TTAGTAACAGTGCTGAACCATTAAATCGAAGTTCAAG AGAGTTGAAAGATCTTCCGTTAGCAAAGGGTGACATTTTTACAGAGAAGCCAACGCCGATTCTATTGTACAAATTCTACACTTATAATCTATCTCCTCCTAAAAACTTGACTCATGGATTCCCCTCAAAGAAAGATGAGAAGGAGAAAACATTAGATACACTTCAAAAAG CAATATTACCAGCTGATGATCATGGACTTTCAGCGCGATCAAAAGCTCCAAATCCTACATTTTATTTCCAG GTGTCTCATCAGAAGCGTGGACGCCatagaaaatcaaaacttGGGAGTGACATATTGTCCCTCCTTAAGCGAACTAAACAAATAGCTTCATTAAAAGATCATCTCTGA
- the LOC111780293 gene encoding probable protein ABIL5 isoform X1: protein MVRFENTSHGPTVIVFLRLETKGTVKRMLSSISSSGLNAESEAEEATCFQNSLLELKGLRSQLHQAADYCETTFLKTNEKNEVVENTKEYLCRAMVAVVDHLGSVTSNLETCISQTNAFNDVELRLNCLNQRLLSCKQYAQKLELSRLRWNENLPRYHPRYVSPVSNSAEPLNRSSSINQCRELKDLPLAKGDIFTEKPTPILLYKFYTYNLSPPKNLTHGFPSKKDEKEKTLDTLQKAILPADDHGLSARSKAPNPTFYFQVSHQKRGRHRKSKLGSDILSLLKRTKQIASLKDHL from the exons ATG GTTCGATTTGAAAATACGAGTCACGGGCCTACAGTCATTGTCTTTCTCCGTTTAGAGACAAAAG GCACGGTGAAGAGAATGCTGAGCTCTATATCTTCTAGTGGTTTGAATGCAGAATCAGAGGCTGAGGAAGCTACTTGCTTTCAGAATTCTCTCCTG GAACTAAAAGGATTGCGTTCCCAGCTTCATCAAGCGGCAGACTACTGTGAAACAACGTTCCTGAAAACTAATGAGAAGAATGA AGTGGTGGAAAACACAAAGGAGTACTTATGCAGGGCCATGGTAGCTGTGGTAGACCATCTTGGAAGTGTCACTTCCAATTTAGAGACCTGCATTTCTCAAACCAATGCCTTCAACGACGTCGAGCTTCGATTGAACTGCTTAAACCAA AGGCTCCTCTCCTGCAAACAATACGCTCAAAAGCTTGAACTATCCCGACTACGTTGGAACGAAAACCTGCCCAGATATCATCCCCGCTATGTCTCTCCCG TTAGTAACAGTGCTGAACCATTAAATCGAAGTTCAAG TATCAACCAGTGCAGAGAGTTGAAAGATCTTCCGTTAGCAAAGGGTGACATTTTTACAGAGAAGCCAACGCCGATTCTATTGTACAAATTCTACACTTATAATCTATCTCCTCCTAAAAACTTGACTCATGGATTCCCCTCAAAGAAAGATGAGAAGGAGAAAACATTAGATACACTTCAAAAAG CAATATTACCAGCTGATGATCATGGACTTTCAGCGCGATCAAAAGCTCCAAATCCTACATTTTATTTCCAG GTGTCTCATCAGAAGCGTGGACGCCatagaaaatcaaaacttGGGAGTGACATATTGTCCCTCCTTAAGCGAACTAAACAAATAGCTTCATTAAAAGATCATCTCTGA
- the LOC111780123 gene encoding uncharacterized protein LOC111780123, with protein sequence MPLDGVKSVVYRSFITCDDPKGVVDCNIFKISKVNSKNLERKVRGRRRSRNPNKVLVSQVEKEELISNEKDGQSSLPFMEVCQGAEKLNHMVGSWSNGMRSDRKTEEIAEELLEGTSSFRESLIMLAKLQETSNESVQLKTTYQKSFSCHLEDESFPVEVQRSKLSIHGSSRNGPDEVKKVIRDNLVRRDTKRNVAVGEESCFHDINFDSGSEIPSTSSSKSSLISDNVNCCHVSTSGQKNLKRNNLIAKLMGLEEISSRSLQTTPKEGTLREILEKMPFNRLIESDPDKEFKLPGSHSYNHYGSKQRLENVLPIVLIKHKPLPPNVFKEHRAHVSSNEDVFNQQATLRSMKKKELQGFDRFDFHRGSLSSDKSCRRQEAEGKMPKHKEVMKLRKGTVDAKKKAAEKLKRCSPMPDMPHEKEPIHKKILTSKKLTTKEKVVSRPQHEEKVSSTNPRKNRTHKQRSPIPDSKPGRAVRPISNDRDCQKKEAAVPARSEVNSFTHMVEAKKDHDNTDTNESANLPINQYSTTLMALASIEKEIDECDTKIIECCKESPNSHSLLSPKLEINKSIDEAIDPNSHTETDIEINTSIVEDIDPNSHTETDIESCDQGTNLKALLLRSSSFLFHVGELFDLNLNGRTMVQAASRCNDPEEAPNTKPFIDCAIEIVKRKGHDDLQVANSLLLGDRCKTKTEISVEKLVKEVSDDIDTLTSYQTIQGDSVVVDTVYAVLSRDLWCKEVMNGMWGFGWKNGSSRSEREEVVNDIEKLILSGLIEESFT encoded by the exons ATGCCTCTGGACGGTGTCAAATCAGTGGTTTATAGATCATTTATCACTTGTGATGATCCAAAAGGAGTGGTTGATTGCAATATATTCAAGATATCCAAAGTAAATTCTAAGAATTTGGAACGAAAGGTTAGAGGCCGTAGGAGAAGTAGAAATCCAAATAAGGTTTTGGTATCTCAGGTAGAGAAAGAGGAGCTGATCTCTAATGAAAAAGATGGCCAATCTTCTCTTCCATTCATGGAGGTCTGTCAAGGGGCTGAGAAGTTGAACCATATGGTTGGTTCATGGTCTAATGGGATGAGATCTGACAGGAAAACTGAGGAGATTGCTGAAGAATTGTTGGAAGGAACTTCAAGTTTTAGAGAATCTCTGATTATGCTGGCCAAGTTGCAAGAAACTTCGAATGAGTCGGTTCAGTTAAAGACGACGTATCAAAAAAGTTTTTCTTGTCATCTTGAAGATGAAAGTTTCCCAGTTGAGGTTCAAAGATCAAAGCTTTCTATACATGGTTCTTCCAGAAATGGACCTGATGAGGTTAAGAAGGTGATCAGAGACAACCTAGTGAGGCGAGATACGAAACGAAATGTTGCGGTTGGTGAAGAGTCTTGTTTTCATGATATAAATTTTGACTCGGGGTCGGAGATTCCATCGACAAGCTCGAGCAAATCTTCATTGATTAGTGACAATGTCAACTGTTGTCATGTTTCAACTTCTGGACAGAAGAATTTGAAACGTAATAATCTGATTGCTAAGCTTATGGGGCTTGAAGAAATTTCATCAAGATCACTGCAAACTACTCCAAAGGAAGGAACTTTGAGAGAAATACTTGAAAAAATGCCCTTCAACAGGCTTATAGAGAGTGACCCTGATAAAGAGTTTAAACTTCCTGGCTCTCACTCCTACAATCATTATGGTTCCAAACAAAGGTTGGAAAACGTACTACCAATTGTGTTGATAAAACACAAGCCTCTTCCACCTAATGTATTCAAGGAACACCGAGCACATGTCTCCTCGAATGAGGATGTTTTCAACCAACAAGCTACGCTAAGAagcatgaaaaagaaagaacttcAGGGTTTCGATCGTTTTGATTTCCATCGAGGAAGTTTGAGTTCGGATAAGTCGTGTAGAAGGCAAGAGGCTGAAGGGAAAATGCCGAAGCATAAAGAAgtaatgaaattaagaaaaggTACTGTTGACGCTAAGAAAAAGGCTGCAGAGAAGTTGAAAAGATGTAGTCCAATGCCTGATATGCCCCATGAGAAGGAGCCAATTCATAAGAAAATTCTTACGTCAAAGAAATTGactacaaaagaaaaggttgtgTCAAGACCACAGCATGAAGAAAAAGTATCATCCACTAATCCAAGGAAGAACAGAACTCATAAACAACGAAGCCCCATTCCAGATTCTAAGCCGGGACGAGCAGTGAGACCGATATCTAATGATCGTGATTGCCAGAAAAAGGAGGCAGCAGTGCCTGCTCGTTCAGAAGTTAATTCATTT ACTCACATGGTTGAAGCCAAGAAAGATCATGACAATACTGATACAAATGAAAGTGCTAACCTTCcaataaatcaatattctACCACCCTTATGGCTTTAGCTAGTATCGAGAAAGAAATCGACGAGTGTGATACAAAGATTATAG AATGCTGCAAGGAGAGCCCAAACTCTCACTCGTTATTGAGCCCCAAACTCGAGATCAACAAGAGTATAGACGAAGCTATTGATCCCAACAGTCATACCGAAACAGATATCGAGATCAACACGAGTATAGTCGAAGATATTGATCCCAACAGTCATACCGAAACAGATATCGAAAGCTGCGATCAAGGAACCAATCTGAAAGCATTGCTTTTGAGAAGTTCCTCATTTCTCTTTCATGTAGGGGAGCTTTTTGATCTGAATCTAAATGGTAGAACAATGGTGCAGGCAGCATCTCGCTGCAATGATCCTGAAGAAGCCCCCAATACGAAACCTTTTATTGATTGTGCTATCGAAATCGTCAAACGTAAAGGCCATGACGACTTACAAGTAGCCAATTCTTTATTGCTAGGAGATAGGTGCAAAACAAAGACAGAGATCTCTGTAGAAAAACTGGTGAAGGAAGTGAGCGACGACATCGACACTCTAACGAGTTACCAAACAATTCAGGGTGATAGTGTTGTTGTAGATACTGTATATGCAGTGTTAAGTAGAGACCTATGGTGCAAAGAAGTGATGAATGGAATGTGGGGTTTTGGTTGGAAGAATGGATCTTCCAGAAGTGAAAGAGAGGAAGTTGTGAATGACATAGAGAAACTGATTTTGAGTGGTCTGATTGAGGAATCCTTCACATAA